A window of Hippoglossus stenolepis isolate QCI-W04-F060 chromosome 16, HSTE1.2, whole genome shotgun sequence contains these coding sequences:
- the sp100.1 gene encoding nuclear body protein SP140-like protein, producing the protein MDPLDFLEPEELLRFFHCHKTEMSCMESPRTFLSQLRDHDLIPEDTYTRVSHMRKKENIKKALYDVLDWVEQERSQHIHLFWRCVFKDTILNLYPTLRLLRYSLMDGSFQFYTQLPEKEKEETDERKRKELSEVEEEEEEKVSSVKKKRKLLRRRMCEDDEEQQPGPSSQLTPRQRKKSEKLCFYSPFKKGEKPPIWTWPLYKTQLPVTCGSQEGILSRERLAKGETCIMFQKRWFTPSEFEKFAGKGSSKNWKLSIRCMGSPLARLIEDGHLKSATFKRGHKTAKRSLFSSDGAITVSEEEDDDDDDDENEEDDLQNQEDRVSDSNKENSTDVTDQEGATENQTEPEVGKVFKVTCGAEAGTLHQKRFSSGTRGKCIRTEKSWLTPMEFLKEASSQTGLWKKNIVCEGKPLCALIEANVLKIHSLLCTCSLCKPNEKDLENQKNDDQCCVCRRGGAVLVVCDSCPYSFHQKCHLPHVDDNLLGDDRPWMCTFCVTTQDWRYGDKREMTAALTRRISGHILECQYLVLRLFSADDKQTFALDPCPDLESYSTHVQTPMWLEKVAEKLQGMEYETVGDFVSDVELIFTNCASYNQANPELLALGDRLKQLFHSQFKEVFNIGEPSGD; encoded by the exons TGTCACAAAACAGAGATGTCCTGCATGGAGAGCCCGCGCACGTTCCTCAGCCAACTGCGGGACCACGACCTGATCCCGGAGGACACGTACACG agAGTGAGTCAcatgaggaaaaaagaaaacataaagaaagCCCTGTATGACGTGCTGGACTGGGTGGAGCAGGAGCGATCCCAGCACATCCACCTGTTCTGgagatgtgttttcaaagaCACCATCCTGAACCTCTACCCAACCCTGCGACTGCTGCGTTACAGCCTCATGGACG GATCTTTCCAGTTTTACACGCAACTGCccgagaaggagaaggaagagacagatgaaaggaaaaggaaggagCTCTCCGAagttgaggaggaagaggaggagaaggtgagctcagtgaaaaagaagaggaagctgttgaggaggagaatgtgcgaggatgatgaggagcagcagcccGGTCCTTCCTCTCAGCTGACTCCACGTCAGAGGAAAAAGTCAGAGAAACTGTGCTTCT ATTCTCCGTttaagaaaggagagaaacccCCCATTTGGACTTGGCCACTTTATAAGACTCAGCTTCCTGTGACCTGTGGATCCCAGGAGGGGATTCTGAGCAGGGAGCGCCTGGCGAAAG gggaGACGTGCATTATGTTCCAGAAACGGTGGTTTACTCCCAGTGAATTTGAAAAGTTTGCAGGGAAGGGAAGCTCAAAGAACTGGAAGTTGAGCATTAGGTGTATGGGTTCCCCACTGGCAAGACTTATAGAG GACGGGCACCTGAAATCAGCAACATTCAAAAGAGGCCATAAAACG gCCAAGAGATCCTTGTTTTCATCTGATGGTGCAATCACAG tgtctgaggaagaggatgatgatgatgatgatgatgaaaatgaggAGGATGATCTGCAAAACCAGGAGGACCGGGTTTCTGACAGCAACAAAGAAAATTCTACGGACGTCACAG ATCAAGAGGGAGCGACTGAGAACCAGACGGAGCCAGAAGTGGGCAAAGTCTTCAAAGTgacatgtggagctgaagctggTACTTTACACCAAAAACGATTTTCCTCAG GGACTCGTGGAAAGTGTATTCGAACAGAGAAGAGCTGGTTGACCCCCATGGAGTTTTTAAAGGAGGCATCAAGTCAGACAGGCttgtggaagaaaaacattgtgTGTGAAGGAAAACCACTCTGTGCTCTCATAGag GCGAACGTCTTGAAGATCCACTCCCTGCTGTGTACGTGCAGTCTGTGcaaaccaaatgaaaaagaTCTG GAGAATCAGAAAAACGACGatcagtgctgtgtgtgtagaagaggaggagctgtcCTGGTGGTGTGTGACTCTTGCCCTTATTCCTTCCACCAGAAATGTCACCTGCCACATGTAGATGACAACCTTTTGGG gGACGACAGGCCGTGGATGTGTACGTTCTGTGTAACCACTCAGGACTGGCGGTACGGTGATAAGCGGGAAATGACAGCAGCCCTCACCCGCCGGATCTCAGGACACATACTG GAATGTCAGTATCTCGTCCTGCGTCTGTTCAGTGCTGATGACAAACAAACCTTTGCTTTAGACCCATGCCCCGAC TTGGAAAGTTACTCCACACATGTCCAGACTCCGATGTGGCTGGAAAAAGTAGCAGAGAAACTCCAGGGGATGGAATACGAAACGGTTGGAGATTTTGTGTCTGACGTCGAACTCATATTCACCAACTGTGCCTCGTACAACCAG GCTAACCCGGAGCTCCTCGCCCTGGGGGACAGACTGAAGCAGTTATTTCACTCGCAGTTCAAAGAAGTGTTTAACATCGGTGAACCGAGTGGTGACTGA
- the LOC118124021 gene encoding uncharacterized protein LOC118124021, with the protein MEGNLQGGLATTQVKTEALDEHTSAPVPSSQEPPVCGGAAGGGEGGGEDQTAEELQQAAASKTSVLLYPLSTERFFTTAGDGKTYLKIAPASVMPPAPSDKTLPSGSDFSSKAVLCLIEAVGRRWGLYETRERSQLFQSVQEEMASKGHLLPVEKIRRKWNNLIVTYKRVKDRSRETGHAKTSWEFFDLMDATLCDTVGTQISNNKRHKGGSAASTLPCPLAKIAAKPQPPTVVRPNGDFALPGGLESVGHGAATSQIISSTAAMTSVGTATISPANAPEVKPLIVLNGDIVTTTIHPATIVPSPSFISSPRFTETASTSPSLGSPGSTDLNATHHASRKAPSFSSGVLPFRISAVPVSNSQNLLGLSSSFSPMSSCLTSSAATSLSATSLSESEAQNQKGHEEPSSVTLLQEILKRQEEQAHMDRVARRKVDAREKRRERREVRMAESLGRIATALELLSSKQDTVIALLQRLADRK; encoded by the exons ATGGAGGGGAACCTGCAGGGAGGCCTCGCCACGACGCAGGTGAAAACTGAGGCGCTGGATGAACACACGTCTGCGCCGGTGCCGAGCAGCCAGGAGCCGCCTGTCtgcggaggagcagcagggggaggagagggaggaggagaggatcaGACTgcggaggagctgcagcaggcagcCGCCTCTAaaacctctgtgctgctgt ATCCTTTGAGCACTGAGCGGTTCTTCACCACAGCAGGAGATGGAAAAACGTACCTGAAGATAGCTCCAG CTTCAGTGATGCCTCCGGCTCCGTCAGACAAGACGCTTCCCTCGGGCTCAGATTTCTCCTCCAAAGCAGTCCTGTGTCTGATCGAGGCCGTCGGGCGGCGCTGGGGCCTCTACGAGACCCGGGAGCGCTCACAGCTCTTCCAGAGCGTCCAGGAGGAGATGGCCTCCAAGGGACACCTGCTTCCTGTTGAGAAGATCCGTCGCAAGTGGAATAACCTCATTGTCACGTACAAGAGGGTGAAAGACCGCAGCCGGGAGACGGGACACGCGAAAACGTCCTGGGAGTTCTTTGAT tTGATGGATGCCACGCTCTGCGACACCGTCGGCACTCAGATCAGCAAcaacaaaagacacaaaggtGGCAGCGCGGCCTCTACGCTTCCCTGTCCTTTGGCAAAAATCGCCGCAAAACCTCAGCCCCCCACCGTTGTCCGGCCGAACGGTGACTTTGCTCTGCCTGGTGGTTTGGAGTCAGTGGGTCACGGAGCAGCCACCAGTCAAATCATCAGCAGCACAGCCGCCATGACCTCAGTGGGTACAGCGACCATCAGCCCGGCAAATGCTCCAGAGGTCAAGCCCCTGATCGTCCTCAACGGTGACATTGTTACGACCACTATTCATCCCGCCACCATTGTGCCGTCTCCATCTTTTATCTCCTCGCCTCGTTTTACAGAAACGGCCTCGACGTCCCCCTCCCTCGGCTCGCCCGGTAGCACAGACCTCAACGCAACACACCATGCAAGCCGTAAAGCTCCCTCCTTCTCGTCAGGCGTCCTTCCTTTTCGTATCAGTGCGGTGCCAGTTAGCAACAGTCAGAATCTCCTCGGCCTCTCGTCGTCTTTCTCCCCAATGTCCTCCTGCCTCACGTCCTCCGCCGCCACCTCGCTGTCTGCAACAAGCCTGTCGGAAAGCGAAGCACAGAACCAGAAAGGACACGAGGAGCCAAGCAGCGTAACTTTGCTCCAAGAGATCCTGAAGCGGCAGGAGGAGCAGGCGCACATGGATCGAGTGGCTCGCCGCAAGGTTGACGCCAGAGAGAAGAGgcgtgagaggagggaggtgcgGATGGCGGAGTCCCTCGGGAGGATAGCCACGGCCCTGGAGCTGCTCTCCTCCAAACAGGACACAGTCATCGCGCTCCTGCAGCGACTggctgacaggaagtga
- the ccdc97 gene encoding coiled-coil domain-containing protein 97, with protein MWGEIEPPVRTQQQQQQRPQQQQQQQQSPRDSEEERSGSPEEPETPTWRYDPIRRTDTEQPPPDIPFSSRAESTCVNAMLDAVASSGSLVKSQQVGEAELSLEQRRRELQLQYTHRPLVFLERYHACLKPQDLSAFAHVCSDPRALHYSCVIQKRDEEWTNRTRVRNQRYAALRALQTEGQYFSEEQMRIREPLLYEQYIGQYLTDEEVLERSQEAMLDGAPGGPGAPAGGPGGLAHLLLNSYQERLIQNRLQEEQEREEGALEEDEDDEDDDNRVQEKEKEPTAEEKALLREEFISQMHQRFLDGKDKDFNYSEVDENPDYDNLDIVSRDAEEKYFDEDEEEEDEEDMMD; from the exons ATGTGGGGGGAAATCGAACCTCCGGtgagaacacaacaacaacaacaacaacgaccacaacaacaacaacaacaacaacagagtcCGCGTGACAGCGAAGAAGAACGGAGCGGATCACCGGAGGAGCCGGAGACACCGACCTGGAGATATGACCCAATCCGCCGCACTGACACCGAGCAGCCGCCGCCGGACATCCCG TTCTCGAGTCGGGCGGAGTCCACCTGTGTGAACGCCATGTTAGACGCGGTGGCCTCCAGCGGGAGCCTGGTGAAGAGCCAGCAGGTGGGGGAGGCTGAGCTGAGCCTGGAGCAGCGGAGACGGGAGCTGCAGCtccagtacacacacagacccctGGTGTTCCTGGAGAGGTATCAT GCGTGTCTGAAGCCTCAGGATCTGTCAGCGTTTGCCCACGTCTGCTCAGACCCACGAGCTCTGCACTACAGCTGCGTGATACAGAAACGAGATGAAGAGTGGACGAACAGAACCCGGGTCAGGAACCAGCGCTACGCAGCCCTCAGGGCCCTGCAGACGG AGGGTCAGTATTTCAGTGAAGAGCAGATGCGGATCAGGGAGCCGCTGTTGTATGAACAGTATATTGGCCAGTACCTGACGGATGAGGAG GTGCTGGAGCGCTCCCAGGAAGCCATGCTGGACGGTGCACCGGGGGGACCAGGGGCCCCAGCAGGAGGCCCCGGAGGGCTCGCCCACCTCCTCCTCAACTCCTACCAGGAGCGTCTCATCCAGAATCgactgcaggaggagcaggagagagaggagggcgcactggaggaggatgaagatgacgAAGATGATG ATAACAGAGTccaggagaaggaaaaggagccCACAGCGGAGGAGAAGGCTCTGCTCAGGGAGGAGTTCATCAGTCAGATGCACCAGCGCTTCTTAGACGGCAAAGACAAGGATTTCAACTACAG TGAAGTGGATGAAAACCCGGACTACGACAACTTGGACATTGTCAGCAGAGATGCTGAGGAAAAGTActttgatgaagatgaggaggaagaggatgaagaggatatGATGGACTAG